One Penaeus monodon isolate SGIC_2016 unplaced genomic scaffold, NSTDA_Pmon_1 PmonScaffold_13822, whole genome shotgun sequence genomic region harbors:
- the LOC119569272 gene encoding uncharacterized protein LOC119569272: SRSPLILSTDWNIALGITPSASLFLPSASLFIISYVGAFGSRHAVEVHAWTKIKHLKRKIVSMGISERVFQPRSVRRAAVESLLTVARNSGSVTKMVVHEEGSVRQVKEEAARDAGVSASKVQFIAGGAEMQDDRRLKDYGLTGDAVVWMEVEGEEEGREGGSQSSEAGCCSVAQLCNVMLGGFYF; encoded by the coding sequence TCTAGAAGTCCGTTGATACTAAGTACCGACTGGAATATTGCCTTGGGCATTACGCCATCAgcatctcttttccttccatcagCATCTCTTTTCATTATCAGCTACGTCGGCGCCTTTGGTTCTCGGCACGCCGTCGAGGTCCACGCTTGGACCAAGATCAAACACCTTAAGCGGAAGATCGTTTCAATGGGGATTTCTGAGCGGGTTTTCCAGCCTCGTTCAGTACGCCGTGCCGCCGTGGAATCCCTCCTCACTGTGGCTAGAAACTCGGGAAGTGTTACGAAGATGGTCGTCCACGAGGAGGGCTCCGTGCGCCAGGTCAAGGAGGAGGCGGCGAGGGACGCGGGCGTGAGCGCGAGCAAGGTGCAGTTCATTGCAGGAGGCGCCGAGATGCAGGACGACCGGAGGCTCAAGGACTATGGCCTTACCGGCGACGCTGTGGTGTGGATGGAggtcgagggagaggaggagggacgcgAAGGAGGGAGCCAGAGCAGCGAGGCCGGCTGCTGTAGCGTTGCTCAGTTATGTAATGTCATGCTGGGCGGTTTCTACTTCTGA